GTGGTGTTCAAGGCGGCGGAACTGCTCGGGTCCGGCGTGGGCGACTTGGAGGCGGCCGAGCAGCGGCAACTGCTGCGCTCGGACGAAGGCCGGCTGGCGTTCCGGCACCCGCTGATCCGGGCGGCGGCCTACCAGAGCGCGCCGCTGGTGCGGCGGCTGGCCGTGCACCGGGCGTTGGCCGAGGTGTCCGAGGACGCCTACCGCGCCGCCTGGCACCTCGCCGCCGCCGTCACCGGCCCGGACGAGGAGGCCGCGCGGGCGTTGGCCCGGTCCGCCGAGGACGCCCGGACGCGGGGCGGGTACGCCGCCGTGGCCGCCGCGTACCAGCGGGCCGCCGAGCTGAGCCCGTCCGTGGTGGACCGCGGGAAGCGGTTGACCGCCGCCGCCCGCGCGGCGCTGGACGCGGGCCAGTACGACCGCGCCGCCGCGCTCGCCGACCAGGCGGGCGACCTGCTGGACCAGCCGCTGGAGCACGCCCGCATCGCACGGGTCCGGGCGGTGGTGGCGGCCGAGCAGGGCCGGTCGGCGGAGGCCGCCGCCGTGCTGTCCCGGGCCGCGCTGTGCGCCGCCCACGAGGACCCGGCACTGGCCGGTGACCTGCTGTTCGCCGCCGCGAGCAGCGCGTGGACGGTCCGCGACCTGGACACCGTGCGCGCCGTCGCCGACCAGGCCCGCGGCCTGCCGGGCGCCGAGGACGTCCGGGCGCTGGCGCGGGCCGCGACCGGGCTGGACGGCGGTGACCTGGCGGACGCGTTGGCCGCGTTGCGCTCGCTGGTGGCCGGGCGGCGCGCCGACCACGCGCAGGGTGCCTGGTGGCTGCTGGTGCTGGGCGACGACCAGGCCGCCTACGACCGGGCGGCGGCCGTCGAGCGCGAGAGCCGGGCCACCGGCCGCCTGGGCACGCTGCCCCGCGCCCTGGCGTACCTGGCTCGGGGCCGTCTGCACCTGGGCCGGCTGCGCGACGCGCGGGCCACCGCCGAGGAGGGCTTGCGGATCGCCGCCGACATCGGGCAGGTGTTCAGCGTCGGCTACCTGCACAGCGTGCTGTCCGAGCTGGCGGCGATCGAGGGCGACGAGGAGCGGTGCCGGGCGTCGGTGGCGGTGCTGGAGGGCGACCCGCCGCGGTCGGTGCGGGCGGCGTGCGCGCTGGCGTTGCTGGACTTGGGGTTGGGCCGGTACGACGCCGTGCTGGACCGGTTGGCGGACGTGGCTTCCGGCGCACACCGGCTGTACGCGATCTCCAGCCTGCCGGACCTGGTCGAGGCTGCAGTCCGGACCGGGAACCCGGACGCCGCAAGGGATTCGTTCGAGTGGTACGAGCAGTGGGCGCGGCACTCCGGCCAGCCGTGGGCGCGGGCGGTGGCGCTGCGCTGCCGTGCGCTGATGACCGATGAGGAGCAGTGGTACGCGGAGGCGGTCGAGCTGCACCGCACCGACAACCGGCCGTTCGAACGCGCCCGCACCGAGCTCCTGTACGGCGAATGGCTGCGCCGGGCCCGGCGGCGCAACGACGCCCGCACCCACCTGCGTTCGGCGTTGGACGCCTTCGACCGCTTGGGCGCTGTGCCGTGGTCGTCCCGCGCCCGCACGGAACTCCGCGCGACCGGCGAGAGCCGTGCGCTGCCCGGTCCCGACCCGTTGAGCGCCCTGACCCCGCAGGAGTTGCAGGTGGTGCGGCTGGCGGCGGAGGGGTTGAGCAACCGGGACATCGGGGCGCAGCTCTTCCTGAGCCCCCGGACCGTCGGCTACCACCTCTACAAGGCCTACCCGAAGCTCGGCGTGGCCTCCCGGGTGGAGCTGGGCAAGCTCGACCTGGGCTGACCGGATGGTCTAGACCCATTGACAGAGCTGCCCCCGATGCCGACGCTGGACGGCAGTGTGGCCGCCGCCCGCTGCACGAGGAGGTCCTGTGCAACTCCGAGCGAGGGTGGCTCGCACGCTCGCCGTCCTGGCGCTGCTGCTCGGCGCGACGGTGGTGTGGAACACCGCCTCCACCCCGATCACGGCGACGGCCGCGGAGCCGCTGCAGAGCGTCGTGCCGGTGCCCGCGTCCGTCCAGGCGACACCCGGCACCACCCACACCCTGACCGCGTCCGCGAAGATCTACACAACGGCCGCCGCGCACGACGTCGGCGACTTCCTGGCCGGCGTCCTGCGCCCCTCCACCGGCTACCCGCTGCCGGTCGAGGACACCACCGGCACCCCGACCGACGGCATCGCCCTGCTGATCGGCGGCGCACCCGGGACCATCGGTGACCAGGGCTACCAGCTCACCGTCACCACGTCCGCGATCACCCTGCGCGCGAACACCCCGGCGGGCCTGTTCGCCGGCGTCCAGACCCTGCGCCAACTGCTGCCCGGCAAGGTCGAGAGCAAGACACCGCAGACCGGGCCGTGGACCGTCCCCGGCGCCACCATCACCGACTACCCGCGGTTCGTCCACCGGGGAGCCATGCTCGACGTGGCCCGGCACTTCCACCCGGTGGCCACGGTCAAGCGGTACATCGACCAGCTCGCGCTGTACAAGGTCAACTACCTCCACCTGCACCTGACCGACGACCAGGGCTGGCGGATCGTGGTCGACAGCTGGCCGCGCCTGGCCACGTACGGCGGCAGCACCCAGGTCGGCGGCGGCCCCGGCGGCTACTACACCAAGGCGCAGTACCAGGAGATCGTCGCCCACGCGGCGGCCCGGCACATCACCGTCGTCCCCGAGGTCGACCTGCCCGGCCACACCAACGCCGCTCTCGCCAGTTACGCGGATCTGAACTGCAACGGCGTCGCGCCGGCGCTGCGCACGGACATCGCGGTCGGGTACAGCTCGCTGTGCGTGGGCAAGGAGATCACGTACCAGTTCGTGGAGGACGTGATCCGCGAGATCGCCGCTCTCACTCCGGGCCCGTACTTCCACATCGGCGGCGACGAGGCCAGCGCCACCACGGACCAGGACTACCAGACCTTCATGAACCGGGTCCTGCCCCTGGTCGGCAAGTACGGCAAGAAGTCGATGGGCTGGCACGAGTTCGTGAAGACCACCACGGACACCTCGGCCGTCCCGCAGTACTGGGGCACGACCACGTCCAACGCGGTCGTGCAAGCCGCGGCGGCTCGGGGGAACAAGGTGCTGATGTCGCCCGCGAACAAGGCCTACCTGGACATGAAGTACAACTCCAGCACGCCGCTGGGCTTGAGCTGGGCGGGGTACATCGAGGTGCAGGACGCGTACAACTGGAACCCGGGCACGCACGTCAGCGGTGTCCCGGAGTCCGCGGTGCGCGGGGTCGAGGCTCCACTGTGGACGGAGACGATCGTCACCTCGGCGCACATCGACTACATGGCCTTCCCCAGGCTGGCCGCCATCGCCGAGCTCGGCTGGTCCCCGTGGTCCACGCACAGCTGGGACGCCTTCAAGGTGCGGTTGGGCGCACAGGCCCCACGCTGGACCGCGCTGGGCATCGAGTTCTACCGCTCCACCCAAGTGCCTTGGGACAACGGCGGCACAACGACAACAACGACGACAACGACCAACCCACCGTCCGGCACGTGGGCACCGTGGGTGAGCTACGCGGCGGGTGCCCAGGTCACGTACGGCGGCTCGACGTACCGCTGCCGCCAACCCCACACCTCACAACCAGGCTGGGAACCGCCCAACGTCCCAGCACTCTGGGAACGCATCTGACAAAGCCGCGCGGCATGCTTTTCGCTTGGGCTGCCGCGCGGCACCCCCCTGCTTGGGCTTCTTGCTTGTGTCATCCCCGTATGGCCTGCCCGAAGGGCTACCACATTTTCCGGGGGTTGCGGCCGAAATTTTTGCGAGGAACGAGCAAAAGTTTTAGCGGCAACCCCCGGAAAATGTGGTAGGCTCCGCCAGGCCATACGGGGATGGCACAAGCAAGAAGCCCCCGCCCTTTCTTTTGTGTCCATCCTTGGCGGCCTGCCCGCCGGCGAGGCTCTTTTCGCTTTTCGCTCTTTCAAGCTTTTCAAGATCTTCAAGCAGAACGCTTCGCTCTCAAGCTGAACGCGCCGGCGCGCTCTCAAGATCAAAAGCGGCTGGGGAGACCACCGATGGGGGGTGAAGGGCGTCGGTTCCCCCACCGTATGGCCTGGCGGAGCCAACCACAGATTTCCCGGGGTGCCGCTAAAACTTTTTGCTCGTTCCTCGCAAAAACTTTCGGCTGCACCCCGGGAAATCTGTGGTAGCCCTTCGGGCAGGCCATACGGTGGGGGAACCGAGGCCCTCCACTTGTAGCTGAGCTACCGCGCGCTGCGCGCGCCGAAGAGCCGCGCTGCGCGCGCCGAAGAGCCGCGTTGCGCGCGTTGGGGGGCTGGTGATCAGTGGGTGTGTAGTAGGGCGGTCATCTCGTCGGCGTCCTTCACGCGGCCCTGGGCTTCGAAGAGGGTCAAGGCCTGCTGCCAGGCTTGGTGGGCCTGGTCTTCGTCGCCCAGGGCCGCGTGCACGTCGCCGAGGTGGCGCAGCACGCTGGCCTGCTCGTACGAGTTGTCCAACTCCCGGTACACCTCCAGCGCGTGGTGGTAGTGCTCCAGGGCGTCGGCGTTCCGGCCGTGGTGGTGGGCGATGTAGCCGAGGCTGTCGGAGGTGGCCGCTTCGCCGTCCCGGTGGCCCAGTTCCTTGTTCAGGGTCAGGGCTTCGCGGCAGTGGTGTTCGGCCTGCTCGTAGTCGCCCAGCCTCGCCGCCCGGTAGCCGACGTCGTTCAGGGCCTCGGCGATGCGGACCGGGATGTCCAGTTGCCGGAAGAGCGCTAGTTGGGCGGTGGCGTGTTCCAGAGCGCCGGCCAGATCACCTTGGTGTTCCAACGCCCAGGCCACGGCCCGGTGGGCGGCGGCCTTGCCGTAGTCGTCGGTGACCAGGTCCAGGGCTCGGCGGAGGTGGTGGTTGCCCTCCTCGTAGACGCCGACGTCGACCAGGGCCATGCCCACGAACTTGTGCGCGGCCACCTGTTTGTCGTTGTCCCCCAACGCTTCGGCCGCGTGCAGTGCCGCTCGCCAGACGGCCAGGTCCTCGGCGGCGTGGCCGCGGCGCAGGTGGTAGTTGGTCAACGCCCACGCCATGTGCCAGACGAGGTCGTGCCAGTCCCGGGTGGTGGCCTGGCGGTGGGCGGCCAGCAGGGACTCGTACTCGCGGTCGAACCAGTCCATCGCGGCGGTGACGTCCGGGAGGTCCGCGGCCTCCCCCTCGGGCGGGGTGATCTGCGGGCGGTGGGGTTCGATCAGGCGGTCGCCGGCGTGGGCGGTGGCGGCGAAGTAGCCGATGAACCTCTTCAGCGCTGTGTCGTCTTGCGGGGCCACCTCGGACGCGTAGAGGCGCACGAGGTCGTGCATGCGGTAGCGGCCCACGCCGTGTTGCTGGATGAGGTGCGCGAACTCGAGTTCGCGCAGGAGGGTTCGGGCGCGGGGTGGGGTGAGGCCGGCGAGCGCGGCGATGGACCGCAGGCTCAGGTCGGCGGCCGTGGTCACGCCCAGCAGGCCGAACAGGGCTCGGGCGTCCGGGGACAGGACCCGTAACGAGCACGCGAAGACCGTGCGGAGGCTGGAGCTCAGGTCGTCGAGGGCGTCCAGGCGCTGTTCGGCCAGCTCCTCGGCCAGCGCGGCGAGCGGCAGGTCGGGTTGGGTCAGGGCGCGGGCGGCGATGATGCTCAAGGCCAGCGGCAGGCCGCCGCACAGGTCCAGCAGGGCCGTCACTACCTCGGGTTCGGCGTCCACGCGTGCCCGGCCCAGGCGGGTGGTGAGGAACGTGCGGGCGTCGTGCGGGTCGAGGACGTCCAGGGCCACCGACTTCGCGCCGTGCGCGCTGACCAGGCCGACCAGCTGCTGGCGGCTGGTGACCAGGACCGTGCACCGGGGGCCGCCGGGCAGCAGCGGGGTGACCTGGGGTGTGTCGCGGGCGTTGTCGAGGACGACCAGCATCCGCTTGTCCGCGACCAGGCTGCGGTAGAGGGCGGCCTGGGCGTCGAGGTCCGCGGGCGGGTCGGTGACGCCGAGGGCGTCCAGGAACGCGCGCAGGGCGTGGCCGGGCGGGACGGGGTCGCTGGTCGGGTCGAACCCGCGCAGGTTGACGTAGAGCTGGCCGTCCGGGAAGTCGTCGGCGTGCAGGTGCGCCCAGTGCAGGGCCAGCGCGGTCTTGCCGATGCCGCCCGCGCCGCCGATGGCCGTGATGACGACCGTGCCGCCGGGTTCGGTGAGGTCGTGCAGCTCGCGCGTGCGTCCGGTGAAGAAGCGTTGCGGGGCCGGGAGTTGGCGCGGCACGGCCGGGTCGGGGCCGAGGAGCTTGAGGTGCAGGTCGCGCAGGGCGGTGCCGGGGTCGGTGCCGAGCTGGTCGGCCAGTTCGCGGCGCAGGGCGTCGTAGTGGTGCAGCGCCTCGGACGTGCGGCCGGCGCGGTGCAGGGCGGTCATGAGCTGGCCGGCGAGGCGTTCGTCCAGCGGGTGCTCGCGGGCCTGGGCCTCGAGCTCGGGCAGCAGGGCGCCGTGGTGGCCCAGGGCGAGGGCGACGTCGTTGCGGTCGAGCTCGACGGTCCGGCGCTCGGCGTGCAGGGCTTGGCGGGTGGCGTCGAACCAGGGCGAGTCCAGGCCCGCCAGCGCGTCACCGCGCCACAGGCCCAGCGCCCGGTCGTAGAGCGGGGCGGCGTTCTCGGGCGGGTTGGCGCGAGCCTGCCGGACCAGGTCGCGGAACCGGTCGAGGTCGGTCGTGGCGTCCAGCCGGTAACCGGCGGGCGAGCGCTCGATCGGCAGGAACCCGCGCAGCTTGGAGACGTACCCGTACAGCGTCTCGCGGGCGCGCAGCGGCGGCCGTTCGCCCCACACCCGGTCCACCACCCGGTCGACGGCCACGGCCTGCCCGTCCGCCAGCAACAGCACCGCCAACACCGCCCGCTGCCGGGTGTGGCCGAGGTCGACCAGCCGCTCGCCCTCGCGCGCCTCGACCGGTCCGAGCAGTCCGAACTCCACCCTTGCCGCCCCCTTGACCTGCCGGTTCAAGGTTCATCCTAGGTTCGTCCCGGATCATGGCGGCACTGTGGTTCCCGCGAAGCCACGCGTCAGGCGCGAAGGCGTGGAAACGTCGACGGCGGAGTCCCCCCACGATTCCGCCTTCGAGGAGGGGACCGGGGATCCCGGCCGTGCGCCCCCCGCCGGCCGGGATCTTCGGCTGGGGCCGCTCCGCCCGACGACCGCATGGGGGTGCGGTTGTCGGGAGGAGCGATTCCGGCTAGCCCTTGGCGACGAGCGAGCGAGTGGACCGGGTGCCGATGCCGGTCGGGCCGCGCAGCACCTGTGGTGCGGTCGCCCCGAAGTGCTTGGCCAGCGAGTCCTTGTCGTATCGGCGCACGTGTTCGTGCCAGTGGAGGATGCCGGACATCCAGTCCTCCAACTCGCGCACGTAGGCCTTCAAGGCGTTGCGGGCATCCGCGTCCAAGTCGAACTCGGTGAACAGCGCGGGCAGTTCGTGCTCCACGGAGTGCTGGAACTGGCGCAGCCGCTGGTTGGCCAGGTCGGCGGCGACCGCGAAGGCCCGTTCGTGGTCCACGTCCAGGAAGTTCCGCGTGACCAGCACGAGGTTGTGCAGCTCGCCCTCGTACTGGACCTCCTTGCGGTAGGAGTACAGGTCGTTGAGGATCGTCGCGTAGTCCATCGCCGAGTTCTCGATGTTGCGGATGGCGCGCGTCCGGTAGATCTCCGGCGGGAGCAGGCGGCCGTGGCTGAAGCGGGCCAGGCTCATGGTCAGGCCCGAGCCGAACGTGTCGCGGCGCATCTCCGTGTAGTCCACCGGGTCCGGCACGCGGTTCTCGCGGTGGTTCTTCAGCTCCCACAGCCAGCTGTGCAGCATCGCTTCGACGGCGGCACGCAGTTGTGCGCGGTTGTCGCGGGGCATCGCGGCGGTCGTGCGCGCCCACAGGTCGGCCAGGCCGCGTTCCAGCGCGCTGACCGGGGTGACCGGTGCCGGGCCGTCCACCGGCATGAGTTGGGCGAGGCGGTCGGTGGCGATCTTGGGGGCGGCCAGGTCGGTGCGGCCGAACACGCGGGGGAAGTAGTCGTCGCCGTAGGTGCCCCAGGTCAGCCACAGCGCGGAGGACTCCAGCTCCTCGGCGGTGGCGTCCGGGTCCAGGCCCGCGGAGCACAGGGCCAGGTCGTAGTCCCGGGCCTCCTCCTCCGTCCACACGCCCTCGTCGAACACGCCGTGCTTCCGGGCCCAGGCGATCGACTTCTCCTGGGCGTCGGCGCGGTGTGGGCTCAGGGCCAGCTTGAACGGCATCTCCAGCACGGACTTCGGGGCCGGCAGCTCCGGCACCTCCTCGAACGGCACGTGCGTGAAGCCGCGCAACCGCTGCGGCGCGGTGCGCACCAACGAGCGGAGGGCCTGCGTGCCCAGCCCGGTCGGGCCGTCGAGGACGTTGCCGTCCAGCGCGCCCGTGTTCATGTACCGGCTGGACCGCAGGTGCCACTCGTGGCCACCCGCCTGCCAGTCCTGGAGGCCCTTCACGTAGGCCAGCACGGCGAGGCGTCCGGCCGGGTCGACGGCGTGTTCGTCCAGCAGCGGCGGCACCTCGGTCAGCGCCGTGTGCTCGAACTGGTGCAGGCGGGAGGTGAGCAGGTCGTTGACCTTCTCCGCGGCCTCCTGCGTCGGCAGGTCGAGGAACTTCTCCAGCACCAGCACGCCGTTGCTCAACTCGCCCTCGTCGAGCACCTCGCGCTCGTAGGAGAACAGGTCGTTGCGCAGGTGGACGGCGTCGGCGAACGTGTCCCGGAGCACGGCCAGCGGTCGGGACAGCGCGATGCGCGCGGGCACCTCCATGCCGGTGACGTGCTCGACCAGGTTCGCGCTCCACGGCGCACCGCCGACCTTGCGGCGCATCTCGATGTACTCCAGCGGGTTGGCCAGCCGGCCCTCGCTGATGTTGAGCAGCTCCCACATGGACTCGTCCAGCAGGTGCTTGGTGTTGTCGGCGAACCGGCGGCGCCAGTCCATCGAGTGCGCGGGGACCGTGCGTTCCCACAGGTCCTTGAGGCCCTTCTCGACCGGGTTGGCGGGTTCCTCGGTGATCACGCCGTCGACCGGCATGAACAGCGGCAGGCGGTCGAGGTAGGCCTTGGCGCCCTGGATGTCGTCGGGGTTGCGCTTGTAGAGCTCGACGAAGTGGTCGTCGAAGTAGAAGACCCAGACGTACCAGTCGGTGACCAGGTCGAGGTCGTCGGCGGAGGCGTCGGGGTGGGTGTAGGCGCACAGCAGGGCGTAGTCGTGGGAGGCGAGGTCGTCGTCGGTCCAGATGACCGTGCCGTGCTGGGGCACGTCGATGAAGTCCATCTCGTGCGCCCACGCCTTGCTGTGCGTGCGGGCGCGGTGGAGGTGGGGGTTCAGCCGTGCCGGGTAGGGCATGTAGAACTCCGGCAACTGGAACGGCTGCATCGACTCCGCACCTCTCTGTCGCTGGCTACTCGTGCACGCAACCAGCCGCGCGGTGTCCGGGCCAAGCCCTGTCACGTGGGATACACACGTTCGTGCCGCGTTCTCGCCCTACCGGCGCACCCGGCCGTACCGGAGGGTGTCCGCACTTTGCGTGTTACCGATGCGTAATGATGTCCGGGGTCACACCCGTACGGGCTAACCGCTCGGCTTAGGTTAGCCTCACCTTCATGCCTACGGACGGGACGCTCAGCGGGCGTGAGCTGGTGCTCGCGCACCACGACCGCACGGTCGTGCACGGGGTCTCGCTGGAACTGCGGCCCGGGACGGTCACCGCCCTCGTCGGCCCCAACGGGTCCGGCAAGTCCACCGTCCTGCGTTCGCTCGCCCGCCTGCACAAGCCGCAGGACGGCACCGTCCACCTCGGCGACCACGCCGTGACCGCCCTGTCCGGCAAGGAGTTCGCCCGCAACGTCACCCTCCTCACCCAGCACCGCCCGACCCCCTCCGGCGTCTCCGTCCGCGACGTCGTCGCCTACGGCCGCCACCCCTACCGCGCGGGCTGGCGCGGGGTCGACCGCGACGGGAGTGCGGCGATCGAGCGGGCCATGCGCCTGACCGGGGTCACGGACATGGCCGAGCGCGGGGTGGACGAGCTGTCCGGCGGCGAGCTGCAACGGGTGTGGCTCGCCTCCTGCCTCGCCCAGGAGACCTCCGTGCTGCTGCTGGACGAACCCACCAACCACCTCGACCTGCGCTACCAGGTCGAAGTCCTCGACGTGGTGCGCGACCTGGCCACCGACCACGGGGTCGCGGTCGGCGTGGTGCTGCACGACCTCGACCACGCGGCGGCCGTCGCCGACCGGGTGGTCCTGCTGTGCGACGGGCGGGTGGTCGCGGACGGGGCCATCGCCGACGTCCTGACCGCCGAGCACCTCACGCACGCCTACGGCATCACCGTCCACGTGGCGCACGACCCGGTCACCGGCACCGTGCACTGCCGTCCCGTCGGCCGCCACACCGCTCGTCTCGTCTGAACCACGAAGGAACCACCCATGCGCATCCCTGCCCTGGTCGCGGCTGCCGCGATCCTGTTGACCGCCTGCGGCACAACGGAAAACCCGGCGACCACGACGTCCGCGTCCGCCGGCGGACCGGTCACCGTGACCGACGCGCGCGGCAAGAACGTCGAGCTCGAGGCACCGGCCCGGAAGGTCGTCGCCCTCGAGTGGGGCGAGGCCGAGATCGTCACCTCGCTGGGCGTCATGCCGGTCGGCGTTGCCGACACCGCCGGCTACAAGACGTGGAACGCCGCCGCCCCGCTGGACGCCTCCGTCAAGGACATCGGCAAGCGCTCCGAGCCCAGCGTGGACGCGATCGTCGCGTTGGACCCCGACGTCGTGGTGATCGCCGAGGAGCGCGACTCGACGCTGGTGCCGCAGCTGGAGAAGTACGTGCCGGTCGTGGTCACCAAGTCCAGCGACGCCTCCCGCAACCTCGACCGGCTGCGCGAGGACGTGCGCATGATCGCCAAGGCGGTCGGCAAGTCCGCCGAGGGCGACAAGCTGCTGTCCGACATGGACGCCAAGCTCGCCGAGGGCAAGAAGGCGTTGGAGGGCAAGGGGGTCGCGGGCACGCCGTTCTTCATGGCCGACGGCTGGTTGGAGGGCAGCACGGTGAGCATCCGCCCGTTCGGCAAGGGTTCGCTGGTCTCCGACATCGCCGAGCAGGTCGGCCTGAAGAACGCGTGGACCGGCCAGGTGGACCCGCAGTGGGGCCTGGGGCAGACCGACGTCGAGGGCCTCTCGGTCCTGACCGACCCGAAGACCGTCCTGTTCTACAGCGCGTCCGAGGACGACGTGTTCACCACCGGCCTGGCGCAGAACCCGGTGTGGCAGCGGCTGCCGTTCGTGGCGTCGAAGAAGGTCACCAAGTTCGCCGGCGGCACCTGGACGTTCGGCGGCCCGAAGTCCGTGGCCTCGATCGCCGACCAGGTCGTCCGCGCCGTCACCGCCTGACGTGCTGCGCACCGCCGCCGTGACGGCGGGGATCGTGGTGGCCATCGCCGCGCTCTCCGCCGTCCACCTCACCCAGGGCACGTCCGACACCGGCGTGCTCGACGTGCTTCAGGCCTTGATCGGCCAAGGGGACGCACAGACCCTCGCGGTGTTGGAGGGTTCCCGCGTCCCACGCCTGCTGACCGCGTTGCTGCTCGGGGTCGCGATCGGCGTCGCCGGGGCGGGCATGCAGTCCGTGGCGCGCAACCCCTTGGCGTCACCGGACACGCTGGCCGTCAACGCGGGTGCGCACCTGGCCGTCGTCGTGGTGGCGGCGTTCGGGCTGACCCTGCCGACGCTGCCCGCGGGCGTGCTCGCCTTCGCGGGCGGGCTGGCGGCGGCGACCGTGGTGCTGGGGCTGTCCGGCGGCGGGTCGACCAGTCCGCGGTTGGTGCTCGTGGGCTCGGCGGTGGCGTTGGCGTTGCAGTCGTTGACGATCTTGTTCCTGCTGATGTTCGAACAGGAGACGACCGGGCTGTTCGCGTGGGGCAGCGGGTCCCTGACCGTCAGCGACCTGGACGCCACCGCCCGGATGACGCCCGTCGTCGTGGTGGCGGTCGCGGCGCTGGTCGCGATGGGGCGGTCGCTGGACATCCTGGCCTTGGGCGACGACAACGCGTCCCTGCTGGGTTTGAAGGTGCGGCGGACGCGGGTCGGCGCGGTGCTGCTGACCGTCGCCCTCACCGCCGCCGCCGTCACGGTCGCCGGGCCGGTGGGGTTCGTCGGCCTGGCCGCGCCGGTGGTCACCCGGCTGCTCGTGCCGCGCGTCGGGGCGCACCGGGTGCTGCTGCCGCTGTCGGGCCTGGTGGGGGTGCTGGTGGTGCTCGGCGCAGACGTGCTGCTGCGGGCGGTCTTCGGTGCCGCCAAGGCGTTGCCCGTGCCCACCGGTGTGCCCACGACGATCATCGGCGCGGCGCTGCTGGTGTGGCTGGCCCGACGCGGGCGGTCCTCGGGCGGCAGTGCCCGGCAGGCACCGGCGGGCAGGGTCGGGGTGGCCGGGACGCGCGGTCGGGTCGTCGCGGTGGGGGTCGCGCTCGCGGTGCTGGTGGTCGCCGCGCCCGTGGTCGGCCTGCTGCTCGGCGACCGGGTCGTGCTGCTGGGCGACCTGGCGAACTGGCTGTCC
This DNA window, taken from Saccharothrix variisporea, encodes the following:
- a CDS encoding ABC transporter ATP-binding protein; this encodes MPTDGTLSGRELVLAHHDRTVVHGVSLELRPGTVTALVGPNGSGKSTVLRSLARLHKPQDGTVHLGDHAVTALSGKEFARNVTLLTQHRPTPSGVSVRDVVAYGRHPYRAGWRGVDRDGSAAIERAMRLTGVTDMAERGVDELSGGELQRVWLASCLAQETSVLLLDEPTNHLDLRYQVEVLDVVRDLATDHGVAVGVVLHDLDHAAAVADRVVLLCDGRVVADGAIADVLTAEHLTHAYGITVHVAHDPVTGTVHCRPVGRHTARLV
- a CDS encoding iron-siderophore ABC transporter substrate-binding protein, producing the protein MRIPALVAAAAILLTACGTTENPATTTSASAGGPVTVTDARGKNVELEAPARKVVALEWGEAEIVTSLGVMPVGVADTAGYKTWNAAAPLDASVKDIGKRSEPSVDAIVALDPDVVVIAEERDSTLVPQLEKYVPVVVTKSSDASRNLDRLREDVRMIAKAVGKSAEGDKLLSDMDAKLAEGKKALEGKGVAGTPFFMADGWLEGSTVSIRPFGKGSLVSDIAEQVGLKNAWTGQVDPQWGLGQTDVEGLSVLTDPKTVLFYSASEDDVFTTGLAQNPVWQRLPFVASKKVTKFAGGTWTFGGPKSVASIADQVVRAVTA
- a CDS encoding iron ABC transporter permease, translating into MLRTAAVTAGIVVAIAALSAVHLTQGTSDTGVLDVLQALIGQGDAQTLAVLEGSRVPRLLTALLLGVAIGVAGAGMQSVARNPLASPDTLAVNAGAHLAVVVVAAFGLTLPTLPAGVLAFAGGLAAATVVLGLSGGGSTSPRLVLVGSAVALALQSLTILFLLMFEQETTGLFAWGSGSLTVSDLDATARMTPVVVVAVAALVAMGRSLDILALGDDNASLLGLKVRRTRVGAVLLTVALTAAAVTVAGPVGFVGLAAPVVTRLLVPRVGAHRVLLPLSGLVGVLVVLGADVLLRAVFGAAKALPVPTGVPTTIIGAALLVWLARRGRSSGGSARQAPAGRVGVAGTRGRVVAVGVALAVLVVAAPVVGLLLGDRVVLLGDLANWLSGRTGTALTFVLDQRLPRVLAALAAGAALAVSGCGIQSVSRNPLAEPGLLGITAGAGLGAIAMITLVPLAGAWHIAGAAGAGAVVAFALVYGLAWRSGLDPDRLVVIGIALWSAGMALITLLIVVSDPWNTAKALTWMSGSTYGRTPDQVLPVALALAVVVPLLWWRHRELDLHSLDEDTPRVLGVRVERSRLAVLAGSGVLAATAVAAIGVVAFVGLVAPHLARSLVGGRNARVLPVAAAVGAVLVSAADTLGRTVIAPAQIPAGLVIALVGTPYFVTVLWRTREARTG